The Gloeomargarita lithophora Alchichica-D10 genomic sequence TCCCCCCGCCAAAAGCAGTACCAACACCCCCACCCAAGGGAAATTTTTGTTGGATTGCGTCATAAAAAAATACACAGTGTTATAACTTTACAGAACATTGCGATCGGGCGGGGATGGGGTACGGCTCACGATATAGTGATGCCTGATGTGGGGAATACGGAATTTCCCACCATCTGGACATTTTATCCGTGATGAGAGGAAATGGATATGGCAAGAGTCCTGGCTTTGGTCTTAGTGCTGGTGATGTGGTGCATGGGGGCACCGGCGGCGCAGGCGGATGTGGCGGGCTTAACCCCTTGTCGGGAGTCGGCGGCGTTTCAACAACGTTTGAGTGATGAAGTGGCGACCCAGGAAGCCCGACTGCCTTTGTATGCGGCGGGGAGTCCCCAGGTGGCGGCGGTGGAGCGGCGGATTGCCCAATCCCAAGCTCGTTTTGACCGTTATGCCGACCAGGGGTTGCTGTGTGGGGAAGATGGTCTGCCCCATTTGATTACCGATGGTCGTTGGTCCCACGCCGCCGAATTTACCCTGCCGGGGTTGTTGTTTTTGTACATCGCCGGTTGGATTGGTTGGGTGGGGCGTGCCTACTTGATTGTGGTGCGGTCGGACAAAGACCCGGCGGAAAAAGAAATTATCATTGATGTGCCCCTGGCGATTCGCTGTATGTTGTCCGGTTTTAGCTGGCCGCTGTTGGCATTTCGTGAGTTGACCACTGGACAATTGACCGTCAACGACAATGAAATTTCCGTATCCCCCCGTTAGGAGTTGGTCATCATGCAGGATTTGTTGAAGTATCTGTCGGTGGCGCCGGTGCTGTTGACCGTGTGGATGTTTATCATTGCGGGCATTTTGATCGAGCTAAATCGGTTTTACCCCGATGTGCTGGCCTTGCCTTTTTAGGGTTTGCGTGACTACTTATTTTAGGAGGTGATGTCCATGAGTGAAGATTTTGTGCGCCCCTGGAAAGGGGATGGGCAACTGGGTCATTTGGAAACCCCGGTGAGTGCGGGATTGGGGATGGCTTTGGTGAATAATTTACCCGCCTATCGTCCGGGTCTGGAACCCTCTCGCCGGGGCTTGGAGGTGGGAATGGCGCACGGGTATCTCCTGTTGGGACCGTTTTACAAACTGGGGCCGATGCGGGATTCGGAGTATGCCCTCGCCGCCGGGGTGCTGGCCGCTTTGGGGTTGGTGATGATTTTGACCGTGTGTTTGTCCCTGTACGGCGGGGTTTCCTTTGATAAACCGACCCCTGGCGGCACGGATCAACTGCAAACCGCCGAGGGCTGGAGTAGCTTTACGGGCAGTTTCCTGATTGGGGGTGCTGGTGGGGTGGTATTTGCGGGAATTTTGCTGTTTTTCCTACCGGTTTTGGAAGGGATTGGCGGCAATTTGTTTAACTGATTTGCCCATTAAAATTACCAAAACTGGGGGGCTGGAATTTAATTTCTGGCCTCTTTTGTTTGATCCCTAATTCAACACCAAAATTTTTTGGGCGGTGAGCCGTTGGATGGTGTAAAACACCAACAGGTCTAGGGTGATTTTGCGCTCGTCAATCATAAAAGATTCCAAGGTACTTGGGGGTGCGCCATAACTGCTGTAGGCAAAGGTTTTTAGCCCCTTCAAATCCCCTTGGGCAAAGGTGATGATAAATTCATGTTTGCCTTCCGCCCAGGCACCCCGGACTTGGTTTAGTTCTGGCACCCACAGCAAGCTCACGTTGGTAATGCTAATGTTGGCGAGGGCTTGGGTCAGAGCGGGTAAAAAATGCTCTTCAACAAAAGCGGGCAAAGGCTTGGCTTCGATGGGGGGTGCCTTGGGGGGGGCGGCTTTTTTTGCCGCTGGGGCTTTGGCCGCCGGTTGCGCCGCTGGAGGCTCTGGGGTGGCTTTTTTTGCCGCCGGGGTCACCGCTTCGGCCATCGCTGGCTTGGGGGCTTCCTGGACTATCGGTTCTTGCTCCGGGGTCGGCTGGGGTGCGTCAGCCATCTTCAACCTCCGGCAATGGCTGGGACAATGCTCACCTCATCCCCATCCTGCAAGGGAGTTTCCCGTCCTTGGAGAAAACGAATGTCCTCGCTGTTGACAAATACATTGACAAACCGGCGAATTTGCCCGGATTCATCGCACAGACGGGTTTTCATGCCCGGCCAACTTTGCTCCAGGGACTCCACCAACTGCGCCACGGACTGGGCTTCACATTCCACCGTGTCCTGCGCCTGGGTTAATTTTTGTAGGGGGGTGGGAATCAATACCCGCACTGCCATCGTTCTTGCTCCTGAATTGCCCTAATTTTAGCTTGTGAATCTTGTTTGCACTATATCATAGGATGGCTTTGCACTATATCATGGGATGACATTTACC encodes the following:
- a CDS encoding Photosystem I reaction center subunit III, which gives rise to MARVLALVLVLVMWCMGAPAAQADVAGLTPCRESAAFQQRLSDEVATQEARLPLYAAGSPQVAAVERRIAQSQARFDRYADQGLLCGEDGLPHLITDGRWSHAAEFTLPGLLFLYIAGWIGWVGRAYLIVVRSDKDPAEKEIIIDVPLAIRCMLSGFSWPLLAFRELTTGQLTVNDNEISVSPR
- a CDS encoding photosystem I reaction center subunit IX; amino-acid sequence: MQDLLKYLSVAPVLLTVWMFIIAGILIELNRFYPDVLALPF
- a CDS encoding photosystem I reaction center subunit XI: MSEDFVRPWKGDGQLGHLETPVSAGLGMALVNNLPAYRPGLEPSRRGLEVGMAHGYLLLGPFYKLGPMRDSEYALAAGVLAALGLVMILTVCLSLYGGVSFDKPTPGGTDQLQTAEGWSSFTGSFLIGGAGGVVFAGILLFFLPVLEGIGGNLFN
- a CDS encoding DUF2996 domain-containing protein, whose protein sequence is MADAPQPTPEQEPIVQEAPKPAMAEAVTPAAKKATPEPPAAQPAAKAPAAKKAAPPKAPPIEAKPLPAFVEEHFLPALTQALANISITNVSLLWVPELNQVRGAWAEGKHEFIITFAQGDLKGLKTFAYSSYGAPPSTLESFMIDERKITLDLLVFYTIQRLTAQKILVLN
- a CDS encoding MoaD/ThiS family protein encodes the protein MAVRVLIPTPLQKLTQAQDTVECEAQSVAQLVESLEQSWPGMKTRLCDESGQIRRFVNVFVNSEDIRFLQGRETPLQDGDEVSIVPAIAGG